In Rosa rugosa chromosome 4, drRosRugo1.1, whole genome shotgun sequence, the genomic stretch TGGATCTAGAATATTGTTTGATGCTCAGTATTGACCAGCCCAGTATTGACTTCATTATTGTTTGATGCTCTTAGCCCTGTATCAATCATGAATATTGAAATATGTGAGTTCTGATTCTTTCATTCTAAATAACATTATTCTTGACCTGACACAGAATAATATGTCATGCATGCAGATGTCATGCAGAATTATTCTGCTCGACACTACAAATTTTACTGAAGCTGAAACTAACTAAAGGAATGAATGATTAATACAAGGCTCAAAAGAATGTAATTCTCTGCTCTGCAGCATGTCTTCTCTACTGGTATGTTGGTTAGCTATCATATGCCCTTATCTTTTCTCTTAAATGGAACTTCTGAGCCCCTAATTGATTTATTGTGGTTAAAAATGATGTAAAAATCTTTGCACAGGTGCATTGACAAGTACTACAAGGATATTGAAAGGTTGGAGGAAGTGGAGAAGAGGTTCAAGGAAGAGTAACTCTTCAGCCAGTTCTCATGTATGATTGTTCTTTTGCAGTGAAAACATCTGAGTTCATATTTTTCATAGTAAATGGGAAACCAAACATTACCTTTAGTAATACTGTTATGTTTTTAATTTGTTTGGTAACCATCCTTAGACATCTATCTAGTATGTGTTTAGCATGTTTTGACAATGATAAAGTGCTTATAAGTTTGTCCATGACTGGTTTTACTTGCTTGAACATACTGTCCAGTAGGCCTTATTTTGGTGACAATTACCCGTCACTCCCCAAGTTTTTTCAAGGTTTTCTTAAGGTTTGATGTGAACGATATTAAAGAACAGACTGCTCGTGTACACTGTAAGTATGTGGGTGGATATGCTCTATTAGAAGTGGGGGATAGGATTGCTTTTGTCATCATGAAAACCAGATTAAAATTCAAGGGTATCAAAATGACACTGATGGAAAATAAACAATATTGGTGCGGTGGTTAGGTCCAAATAATGGTTGTGAGACATTAGAACAGCCAGAGAAAAGATGACGGTGATGGATTGTCGTTCAATATGTGACCCATGTAGAAGTGATGCTATGTGAATCCATAGCGGTTGCAATCAGTTTGCTGTGTcaccaaataaaaaaacaaaaatgttcGTTTGCTGAAAAGTCGGccttcaatatttttcttttatccgattttctgttttttgggAAATCTTCAATTTTAAACAGAGCACAACAATTTGAGACACCTCTGCTGATGTATTCTACTTTTTACACTTGGAGGCTAAAAAATAATGTGATGGGTTTGCTTATGATGTTATGTTCTCAGAGTCAATTCTTCCATCAACTACTTTCATTGACTCTAATGCTTCGATTAATTCTGATTCATCCACCGGCTTGATCTCAAAATCCTCCAAGTGGTATAGCCTGCAGAAGAACAATCGGCTTGATCTCATATTCAATCTGAGATGCTACACTCATGTACATCATCTAATTATTTCCCAAGGCAGGTTGTTGGGCTTAGCTCAGTGCTAGGAGTGGCTACTTCCATAGTTCCTTTGAGTTCTGTTGGAACTCCTTAACAGACCGGTGATGCCCCAACCAAGCAAGGAAAATGACTGCACTTATCAGGGGCTCGACTCATGCATGTTCCAATCATTAGCCTCTAATCGCAATCTTTAGGGTAAGACCTATCTTTAAACCAAGAGACAAGCATAGCATGTGTAAATTTATCAATGTCAAGGCCTGTTAATTCCCATAAATTGCCGAAAATGACAGGAGAACCGGCAAGCAGATACGATAGGGGAGGACCTCGTGGGAAATAACACCCATCTAGTTTCAAAGAAGCACTACTGCATCCCATTAGGAAAGCCCCAGCACAGTTTCGGAGTCTCTCGATCCTATCATTAGGAATATATAACGACCCTGTATGAAAGCACATACACATAAAACATTGATGCTTGGGAAACTTGTTATTCAAATAATTAGCCAGAAGTAACTGATAGATAGAACAATCAGACAAGCAATAAGTATATCAAACATACCATCTCCATGGCCTATATATATGAAGAGATCCCTGCTTTCCAAAGCTGCTGCCAGTTCTTCAGTTGGGGGTGCATGTCCAACCTTCCCCTGTACAGTAATTCAAATGAAAATTACTATATAGAACCTTAACCTGTATGTGTGTGTCAGATGCTCATGCATGTAATTTCTGAACAAATTGGTGAGGAATATACAACAAAGATGCAAGTGGTACTATAGTAACAGAAATAGCAACCAGGATACCTTCAACTTATTATCTCTAAACAATTTGTCAAAATCGGGTTTGCAATTCAGGCTATCATCAGGGTTGAACAAATAATAGGCATCCAAAGGATTGATCTTGCGCTCATTTCTATATGCTGCCAATATACTCCAAACTGATGGCATGCGATAAACCTCCTGGTTCTTTAGTACCGGTAAATTCCAAGGAAGCATCTGCAATAATTAACCAGCAATCAACTTGTTTAACTTATGGTTCGAAAAATTGGAAAGGGTATAGGTTCTGAACTTCTGATCCATAAATTTGCCAATGTTTAAACTGACTCGATAGCATGAAGGGAAACAAGCCAAATTAAGGACCATAGATTCAAAAACGTAGATGAAACAACATGGGAGCATACATATCTAAAGGAAAGCCTAATAGGATGTTTAAATACTAATTGATACATTATATAGTCAGCTTTACAAttgaaacaacaaaaacatttATCTTCAAAACTTTAGAAACttaatatctataaaatattaGGAAAAAACATATAAACCAAAAACATACCTGGACGTCAAAGTCTGGGACTAAGATTGTCGGCTTTATAATTCTATTAAAGCCTTTGACCTTCTTCACTGCTTCATGTAGTTTGGAAGCAAAGCCACGCAATTCATCAGCACAATGGTCATCCTTGAAATGAACATCACTAAAGAAACAACCTTTCTTAAGGCAAAACTCCAACATAACTTGTTCTGTGCCTCCTTTAAATCCATATTTGGACACCCCTAGGACGATGACTTTCAGAAGACTAGAATCTATGTCCGTGAATTGAGATTTCAATTTCCTCACAAGGTTCTCACATAACGTGTCCAGATCCTTGCAGTTGGACACTTCACCAAGAAGCACATATTTCAAAGTACTACCAAACCATGAATCTTCCAAGTTTCTGGTGCATGAAGATGTAACTAATGAGTGCCAATTGATATATAATTATCAGAATTGaaaactgtttaatttttttttttggcaaaacaGAATTTGAACTTgttaactaaaaataaaatatagtaGAAGACCAAAATTACATAGAGAGGAGGAGAGTATAACACACTTCAGCAATGTACAAAGGCGATCATCAATCCTCCGTCTCGCTTCCCACACATTATATATATGATCTTTCTTTTCAGCAGGACTTGAAGCTAACTCGTAATTTGATAAATTGAAATTCTCCTCCAATAGCATTCTAAAATTCGGAGCTACATCATCAACCACAGTGGAACCCCATGGACAGCGCCACTGACCACCATCATTCCCACCAGAATTTGTAACACCATCTGAATCTCCATTAAGAATAGCAAGTAGAACTCACACATCAGATATTATAATCTACGAGAGCTGTGAATTTCAGAATTCATGTAAACAAATTACCTCCTGGTACTGAATGCACCGGCAGAAGAATATGTATAGGAAGATTCTTAGGGTTTAAGCGAGACACCATAATCCATGCAGGAGCAGATGAACAAGACAATAATTCCTGAAACATACTAGTATATGGGCAGCCAAGTAAACTTAGACAGATGACTGTGGTGCCaggaaggccttcaaaaaatTCTTTTACAAAGTCTTTAAGGTTTAGAATAGATTCTGGTGCAAGCCTGCATGATGTAAGAACAGAAGGGGAAAAACCATGTGAGAATGGCTTCACCACATGATGAACTTTATTCTCTAAAGTAACACAAATTACCTAGGTAAACTCTGTGCTCCTGATGCCATGTGTGAACCCTGAAATAAAGATTTCATTACATTAATTTATTACAATGCAGTTTTACATAAAAGAAAGTAACATTTGGTTTTCTTAGTAACTATGACATTCTAGATCGGGAATCTACATGCTAATCAGCAGAGTAAAGGATAAACCATTAGAAAACTTGAAACCAATTAAAGACCATACTAGTAAAGGGAACAAACATTGAGAGGAGAGAATCAAATAACTTCAGTATTTCACCCAAGTTCCAAATCTTTTAAGTAATAAGCATGAAGATTGATTAGTTGCTAAGAAAATTAGAGTAATAGacagaattgaagtgtacataCATACCTTAGTGTCTGTACCCTGCTGGACTTCTTTCATGGAAAACTGGTAATTAAACTGAATTCCAAGTGAAGCTTGATGAAAAAAACAAACCCAATGACGTCCACAGAGATCTTTGCAAGAAGTTGACAATGGAGCTTCAAGCACACTTGAGGTAGACAGTGAGAAAATAGCAGCCAGCAATCTCGAAACCTgttgaaaacaaaattcaataTATCATTCACCAAGCCATGGCATGGAAAATAAACAGAAGAATATAAAGGGAGGCGATTTTCACAATCCCCTTTGCAACACTAGATCTTTAAAGTATTGCATTCAAATATTtacattactttttttttttattgaaaggAATATTTACATTACTTTATAATAGTAGCTTTGGGAACAAAGTCCATATAAGGAAagcaataaaaaagaaaaagaaaaaaaaagtgcaacTGTTGGAAAAGGGGCTACGAAAATCAACTATTAGAAAAAAATCTACAAAGATCAAAACATTGGAAAATAATTTCAGTTGTTACAAGTGTTAAATCCATATAAACTCAACTTTAATGCAGAtttttttgacatagatcatgaACCGATTCCATatgtttaaactttaaagttaCAAGTAGATTTTTTTGCCTTATATATAAGATGCAGCTTCACCTACAAACTCAAGCAATTCTCCTATactcaagtaaaaaaaaattaattcatCCAGAAAAACTCCAAATTACTCCTCACAATCTTTAAAGAATTCAAAGTTGGTTTGACCAGAAAATATTTTCAAACGTTAATTATGTATCACTTATATAGCCACAGGAAAGATCAGTCTCAGATTTCTAAGCAGAAAGATAGATATCCCATTAAATCATAATATTGAGTAAAAGAACATAGGATATGTGAAATTAGGCCAGATTCTTATGTTCAATAATTCTGTAGCATTCTTCTATCAAGCACCTTTCTGGACTGCATGATTTGGATGGGATTATAGAAACCCAACATAAAATGCACCTCCATTGATTAAAAGTTATAACAATTATCATAAATTTAATGTGATTCCAGTCAAAGTTGTGGAGAATAAGACTCTCCAGAGTTGTCCTTTATGCATTTGATTACCATACAAACATTACTATTGAGACTATAATCAGGAGTTCAGGACCTGACGTTAAATTCAAGCCATAATGGGCCGTGAGACCCCTAACtgacaggaaaagaaaaaaggcaacTGTAATCTTTAATTTTCAGTTCAAACTTGACGTAATAAAATCAAAAGCTTTTGCTTCTCTCCAGTTTCGTGTAGTGCCACGTAAATgttaggtgtgatgcctagACCGCTATTGGTATGATGCTAGTAGATGTATCCATTTATTTTCTTGATTCTCTACAGTCCCTCTATAATTCTTAAACAGCTAGACCTCTTGGCTATAAAATCCCAAGATTCTATGGAGAAAACCTTGTTCTATAGAATTCTCCTTATTTGTCCTGCATCAGCATATCAGTGATAATACTACAACTGAAGATGAAAAGATAACAACATGATTTTataagaaaaaatcagaaagcAAGAAAAGTTTGACCTTCTGAAAAAGTGCAGGAACCTCACGGCAGAGGACGAATAAAAGCATCAACCAAGACACTAGTTTTGATATAGGAATATCAATCAGCACATGGGGATTATTGCTGTTGCATATGTCAGTATGTGTCAGGCAATACTCTggtagaaaaatgatattcaaGACAATAGGAAATTGTGACAACAATAAACTAAGCCAACCAAAACAGAACAGGGTTTTTCATCATAGAACTTGGGTCAGTTTGCATTCTATTCTTCAGAAATCAGAAGTAGCATggcatatattttttttttccctcatttAAAGATACCAACTTCAAGTTAAAATCATAATGCTACTTAAAAGTTACAGCACGACTCTAGCAACCAACACCGATCTTTCACTGTAGTGATTCTACATGGGCACCTTGGGTTCTTGGAATCAATGCTGCTACTAACAGCATCACAtcaaaaatcaagaaaaaaaaaaggggggcaGTACTTATTCCTGTAATCCACCACTGTTGGAAGAAGCATTTGGCCTCTGCTTCAGTGCTTTATCCttcttatatattttttttttctgattcttATTGCCTAACCAATAAAAGCTACTGAATTTTTCAAAACTACTCTAaaaagatatataaaaaaataatatataaaaaaacaGCATAAAAATTTCTTTAAGTACCTGGTATCCTTCTTACGGTCCTTCAAAGACAACCAACATAGGTTGTAAAGTATTACAGCACGCTCAACATTGAGCATATCTCCTGGGATTTCCCTTCCCATTAGATGATATAGGTTTATATGTTTCCGCTGAGCACTGATTTCCTTTCCCATCGTATCAGGCAAGAAAGTTGATTTGCTTGCGCGACAAAATGGGTTTGGTCCAACTAATACTGATATGCTTTGAAATATAATTTCACATGCTTCATGAATTTGGCCCTCATATTCCTGGTTGGAAGGAttagagaaaacaaaataaaaagtgaaGCCCAACGGATTGGATTGCATGATTTACCCCTTCATTCTAATGCTTTACACTAGAATTACCAATAATTGTACTTCAAAAGTAGAAATGCTTTGCAGCTAAAAAGACCAAACCTAGCAGTAAATGTGCCAATGCTTTTCAAACAAATGTCAGTGATTTGCAGTAAAATTGCCAATATGAAAGAATAAATATACAGACCTAATCCTGTGAGCAGCTTGAGTGAAAGACGACGGTGTACTAGTTCCCACTTCAACTTTATAGAGTCAGTCACTAAGCCAGATTTTGTTACTTTCCCTGTAAGACAATGCCAACACCCCATTGCTTTGCATATGCATGGTACATCACCCCCAAATGATACTACACAGTTTTGCAAATCCAAATCCCAGGGAAATTCCTTCTTACACAATGTATTGGGAAAATTGCACTCAATACTGCCTTCAAGTTGTGAATTGCCATCTTTGACTAAAATAGTACCATCTTGTTCTTCAAGACAAGCAATAGACTTTTTCCACTCAGAAGTATGTAGCTTGGCTAGAGTTTCTTTGTAGAGATCAGTAGATAATTTCTCTGCAGAtgcactctcaatttcactGATGGATGGGGCTTTGGTATAAATCAGCAAGATTATGTGTAACAGTTACTTCAAGTATCACTATGCATTTTGAGCCTGGAACTTTGAAGTTCCTTTTTTGCTGAAGCCCAACGCTGCTTCTTATGGTATAGTTCTCCTAAAGACATTTGAAAATGATGGATTAGAAGTGGAAAACAACAAGCTGTTTGTAATAATAATTGCATAAAGAAATAGTAGTTTGTTGTTATtacccaaaaaagaagaagaaaaacaatgtTAAAAAGAGTCGAGCTATGTGAGCAGGAAAGACTTTTTCCCCGATCCAAAAAAATATTCGGCCTCAGCTCCATTTCCCAGTATTTCATGGATAACCCCTACCTGCAGATTACATGAAAAATCCAAATTCCGTATCAGATTTTAGTGAAAAAAAGGGTCACTCTTGAACTTTCAAATTTTTAAACTTTCGAGTTTAAACAAGGTAAAGAAGAACCTGAAGAATGCATGCTCTCAAGAGTCAAGATAGCACTGAAGTGCATTCCAGGGGCTGATATAGCAGATGTCCAAGTCACATGAATTATTATCAAAGGACCATATATAGTTCACTGGCAACTGATCTACAGACTAGCACGTGATTCCCTTCAAAAGACCATGGAAATTTCTGTTACTCGTAAGCGGTAGTTGCATACGGAAGAGCCTAAATAGTATTAACACATATGAAACACACTCAATAAGCAGAGTTCGGAGCTCAATATagggtttcgtgcagcagggcGGCGGCGTCCTGCCAGAGGACGTCTTACGGCGTCGTTCTCTTCGGGTACGTGGACAGCGGCAGGGATTTCGATCTagtgctagggtttgaaggcacGGGCGACGTTTGGTGGTGCTTTGTGACGTTGATCGGAGGGCATCGAATTGCAGGTGGAGGCGTGAAGAGCTTCACCGGAGGCTTCGTGCGTAGGatcttgtcttcttctttcGATTGCAGGTGGTCTCAAGTTAGATCCAAGGGGGGTTTTTTCTGAAAGGCCAGAACCGGTCGATCTGGGGGTTTGGGTAGTGGGCTGTTGGGCCTCTACCGATCTGGGCTGCAGATGCAGGCTGGTGAACTGGGCCTATTTGGTTCAGTTCCCCTTTCCTCCAACACTTGGTTTTGGGATTTCTGGGAAGTGGCCTATCCTGCTCTTTATCCTGTGTATTGTTTCCTCGAATGTTGCTGTGGCTGTGTTGAgtgttgcgacgtacaccaattgggtcttaggcgtcaaaatGTTTAGACCAGTGGTTCCATTCTAGGGTAGTGTAGGGTTAGGGAGTTTtttcaattatgtattttattttcagcagttcctttaggattttagtCTTTTTTGGAGTTTCTGGTTTGGATTTTAGTACTCTACTGAGCttgcattgtaatatgaggggtgcttgtacccttcatgcttgaccgagtgaggtcgtcatgatttcgatcaatggattagtcttccgttgccctaaaaattaaataaataagcaGAGTTCCCAAAATTAATGCATATTCCAGTAATTAAGGGAAAATGAAGATATTTacatttaattaaaaaaactgAAATCATAACTATGTATACCTCAATTGAACGCCCATTTGAAACCAATTTTTCACACAAATCGTAGCGCATATATCCAGCTAGGTAAGAACCAAATTCATAAACCTACAAGAAGagtaacaaataaaatataGTGATTGCATCATTTTATAAAATTAATGCTTTCCTGCTCCATCCGCGAATGTTCACTAATGTGCGTTCGCGAGATGAGTGCGTTCGCGAGATGAGGTCACTGCGGAGAAAAGTTCGTGAAGTAAGTTCGTCGCAAATGTTCGCTAAAAGTGCGTTCGCGAGGATGACATCACTGCGGGGAAAAGTAGGAAGCGAGTTCGCTGAGAAGTAGTGTTCGCGAATAACAGTTCGCGGAATAACTAAGTCTGTTCGCGAAGGTTGAGTATGTTCGCTATCGCGAAACATGCTACGATGAAAGTCTTAGCTGCGGTTAAAGATATTTTTACAGCTACTTGCATTACTGTTTGCTCCACTCAAATTAAGCTAGATATTTTGTATCTAAAGTACTTTTAATATAGTTTAATATGCTTTCATCttagatattttgtaggttaatattgtaccctatataagggaaGTGTTTGTTGATGTAAAAGAGTGAATaagttcagaaactcaagtacACAAGTTTGCTGGGTTAAGTTGATATGttcatgcttcatttgctactgcaaattaatcaaatcaacaagttgtggtttcgattatattttgttcaaataatacaaagtagaagcaatcaaaattttacaaatatattcaACATCATTAAGGCAACAACAGGTGGTAGAAACTTGCGACTTACTTACACTTGAAATTAGTGCAAAAGTTACTTCTTCAACATTATGAACTGTTATATTGGATTGAGAAGATGATAAATTGTTATGAAACCCTACTACCAATGGCTGGGATTTACTAAAACACTCTATCCAAAACTcagttaattttaatttttcaccAAAAACATGTGACAGGCTCATAAATGCCTCTTGAACTGGAGAAGGGCAGAGTGCATGACTGATCCTTCTGGATTCCCACAATTTGGCCAACAAATTATTCAACGAGACTCCTCTCTGGGTATAGATCTTAATCATAACCTTGTATATAGTACAGTGAAAGTCTACGCGACCCTGTATATAAAGAACAAAAAACCTATGTCAGTTTTAAAACAATATCTTGTCAAAATACCATTTAGATTATTCCCCAATCTTTCTTTCAAAAGAgaatatatattcattcatgTGTTTTCAGGTTCATACCTTGAGGGATAACAAATCAATTACAGAATAAAGTATCTTCATTATATTTTCAGGCACCATGGAGCCATCTGAAGTAGGAATGCTCGACCACACAACAAGGGCAGACTGAATATCTTGAAACACTTTCTGCATATAACAAAATTGTTGAATATAATTGTAAAATTTTGATTGCTTAAttctactttgtatttgaacaaaatatattcgaaaccacaacttgttgatttgattaatttgcagtagcaaatgaagcatgaaCAGATCAACTTAACCCAGCAAACTTGTgtacttgagtttctgaacttgTTCATACATCTTTACATCAACCAACACTTTCCTTATATAGGGTACAagattaacctacaaaatatctaagaggaaagcatattaaactagattaaaagTACTTTAGATACAAAATATCTAGCTTAATTTGAGAGGAGCAAACAGTAATGCAAGTGGTTGTAAAATATCTTTCAACACAGTTAAGACTTTCACCGCAGCAAGTTTCGCGACAGCGAACGAACTCAACCCTTTAGCGAACAGACTTAGTTATTCCGCGAACTATTATTCGCGAACACTACTTCTTAGCGAACTTGCGACTTACTTTTCCTAGCAGTGACGTCATCTCGCGAACACACTTTTAGCGAACATTCGCGATGAACTTACTTCGTGAACTTTTCTCCACGGTGACTTTATCTCGTGAACGCACTTTAGCGAACATTCGCGGATGGAGCAGGAAAGCATTAATTCTATCAAAAATACCAATCAGATAGTTAAATATCGTTAATTTCAATTAGATGTGAGCTACAAAATGAAGGTATGAAGCGTTGAAGCAAAAACTGCTTAATTTTGGAAACTAGAATTATACCTCTGAGTTTGGTTCATATTCCTCGGTGCAAAGTGATCGTACACAATATGCCACAGCTAATTGATGGCCAGAAGCAACTTCAAGTGCTTGTGACAAGCATTGAGACATTGAGTGCAGTATTTTGGACCTCTGACTCCACACAGTCTTAAACAGCTTGATTCCTCTAACCAATCAATTAGTGTGCCAAAGCCATCTTTCTCTAGTAAATCCTTAATCATCATTTGCATTCTCTTACAAAAGTTGGGGTTGTCATTTTGCATTTAAACATAAAATAGAAGTTCCTTCAATTTTCAAGATATAAACGTGGGAGAGATAAATATC encodes the following:
- the LOC133742312 gene encoding separase-like isoform X2, coding for MGKEISAQRKHINLYHLMGREIPGDMLNVERAVILYNLCWLSLKDRKKDTSNNPHVLIDIPISKLVSWLMLLFVLCREVPALFQKVSRLLAAIFSLSTSSVLEAPLSTSCKDLCGRHWVCFFHQASLGIQFNYQFSMKEVQQGTDTKGSHMASGAQSLPRLAPESILNLKDFVKEFFEGLPGTTVICLSLLGCPYTSMFQELLSCSSAPAWIMVSRLNPKNLPIHILLPVHSVPGDGVTNSGGNDGGQWRCPWGSTVVDDVAPNFRMLLEENFNLSNYELASSPAEKKDHIYNVWEARRRIDDRLCTLLKNLEDSWFGSTLKYVLLGEVSNCKDLDTLCENLVRKLKSQFTDIDSSLLKVIVLGVSKYGFKGGTEQVMLEFCLKKGCFFSDVHFKDDHCADELRGFASKLHEAVKKVKGFNRIIKPTILVPDFDVQMLPWNLPVLKNQEVYRMPSVWSILAAYRNERKINPLDAYYLFNPDDSLNCKPDFDKLFRDNKLKGKVGHAPPTEELAAALESRDLFIYIGHGDGSLYIPNDRIERLRNCAGAFLMGCSSASLKLDGCYFPRGPPLSYLLAGSPVIFGNLWELTGLDIDKFTHAMLVSWFKDRSYPKDCD
- the LOC133742312 gene encoding separase-like isoform X1 produces the protein MGKEISAQRKHINLYHLMGREIPGDMLNVERAVILYNLCWLSLKDRKKDTSNNPHVLIDIPISKLVSWLMLLFVLCREVPALFQKVSRLLAAIFSLSTSSVLEAPLSTSCKDLCGRHWVCFFHQASLGIQFNYQFSMKEVQQGTDTKGSHMASGAQSLPRLAPESILNLKDFVKEFFEGLPGTTVICLSLLGCPYTSMFQELLSCSSAPAWIMVSRLNPKNLPIHILLPVHSVPGDSDGVTNSGGNDGGQWRCPWGSTVVDDVAPNFRMLLEENFNLSNYELASSPAEKKDHIYNVWEARRRIDDRLCTLLKNLEDSWFGSTLKYVLLGEVSNCKDLDTLCENLVRKLKSQFTDIDSSLLKVIVLGVSKYGFKGGTEQVMLEFCLKKGCFFSDVHFKDDHCADELRGFASKLHEAVKKVKGFNRIIKPTILVPDFDVQMLPWNLPVLKNQEVYRMPSVWSILAAYRNERKINPLDAYYLFNPDDSLNCKPDFDKLFRDNKLKGKVGHAPPTEELAAALESRDLFIYIGHGDGSLYIPNDRIERLRNCAGAFLMGCSSASLKLDGCYFPRGPPLSYLLAGSPVIFGNLWELTGLDIDKFTHAMLVSWFKDRSYPKDCD